The following proteins are encoded in a genomic region of Saccharopolyspora antimicrobica:
- the rph gene encoding ribonuclease PH — translation MARADGRSDDQLREVRITRGYQDWPAGSVLVEFGRTRVLCAASVQEGVPRWRTGSGLGWVTAEYAMLPSATNTRSPRESVKGRIGGRTHEISRLIGRSLRACIDMAALGENTIALDCDVIQADGGTRTAAITGAYVALADAVTWLGAAGRLSDPKPLSCSIAAISVGVVDGRVRLDLPYEEDSRAEVDMNVVATDHGTLVEVQGTGEGATYTRSTMDKMIDFALDGCAKLAQMQAEALAAPYPGELPGVKA, via the coding sequence GTGGCACGAGCGGATGGGCGGAGCGACGACCAGCTCCGAGAGGTGCGGATCACGCGCGGGTACCAGGACTGGCCGGCCGGTTCGGTGCTGGTGGAGTTCGGCCGGACGCGGGTGTTGTGCGCGGCCAGCGTCCAGGAGGGCGTTCCGCGCTGGCGGACCGGCTCCGGGCTGGGCTGGGTGACCGCGGAGTACGCGATGTTGCCGTCGGCGACGAACACGCGCAGCCCCCGGGAGTCGGTGAAGGGCCGCATCGGCGGCCGCACCCACGAGATCAGCCGGTTGATCGGCCGCTCGCTGCGCGCCTGCATCGACATGGCGGCGCTGGGCGAGAACACGATCGCGCTGGACTGCGACGTGATCCAGGCGGACGGCGGCACCCGGACGGCCGCGATCACCGGTGCTTACGTGGCGCTGGCGGACGCGGTGACGTGGCTGGGCGCGGCCGGGCGGCTGTCCGACCCGAAGCCGCTGTCCTGCTCGATCGCGGCGATCAGCGTGGGCGTGGTGGACGGCCGGGTGCGTCTCGACCTGCCCTACGAGGAGGACTCGCGCGCCGAGGTGGACATGAACGTGGTGGCCACCGACCACGGCACCCTGGTGGAGGTGCAGGGCACCGGCGAGGGCGCCACCTACACGCGGTCCACGATGGACAAGATGATCGACTTCGCGCTGGACGGCTGCGCCAAGCTGGCCCAGATGCAGGCCGAAGCGCTGGCCGCCCCGTACCCGGGCGAGCTGCCGGGGGTCAAGGCATGA
- a CDS encoding GNAT family N-acetyltransferase — MRSDLVLRPAAGSDASGMAEVWLRSFTAALPTVRRAHTDDEVRSWFAHVVVPHSECWVAEESGELLGLLVLDGPELDQLYLDPPHRGRGLGDQLVDLAKRRRPDGLELWTFQVNEPARRFYERHGFTAVEHTDGHRNEEREPDVRYVWRP, encoded by the coding sequence ATGAGATCTGACCTGGTGCTCCGGCCCGCCGCCGGCTCCGACGCGTCCGGGATGGCCGAGGTCTGGCTGCGCTCCTTCACCGCCGCGCTGCCGACGGTGCGCAGAGCGCACACCGACGACGAGGTGCGGAGCTGGTTCGCCCACGTCGTCGTGCCGCACTCGGAGTGCTGGGTGGCCGAGGAATCGGGCGAGCTGCTGGGCCTGCTGGTGCTCGACGGCCCTGAGCTCGACCAGCTCTACCTCGACCCGCCGCACCGCGGCCGCGGACTGGGCGATCAGCTCGTCGACCTGGCCAAACGCCGCCGCCCGGACGGTCTGGAGCTCTGGACGTTCCAGGTCAACGAGCCCGCGCGGCGCTTCTACGAGCGCCACGGCTTCACCGCCGTCGAGCACACCGACGGCCACCGCAACGAGGAGCGCGAACCCGACGTCCGCTACGTCTGGCGGCCGTAG
- a CDS encoding MBL fold metallo-hydrolase, whose translation MKLTILGCSGSIPGPDSPSSGYLLESGGTRIVLDLGNGTLGALQRFIDPFALDALFFSHLHPDHCADFGALAVLRRYHPNPPEHARLPVIAPANAPERFAALYAPNAEEQAETDLSDVFEFIPTPVEPVRIGPFEVQAMPVAHLCEAWGFRVAAEGKVLAYTGDTGPCPQLAELAANADVLLSEASWADFPDAPDGVHLSGRQAAEVAKTAEARRLLLTHVVPWADGNAILAEAEAVFDGPVELVAADRTYEI comes from the coding sequence ATGAAGCTGACGATCCTCGGCTGCTCCGGGAGCATTCCCGGCCCGGATTCGCCTTCATCCGGGTACCTGCTGGAGTCCGGTGGCACGCGAATCGTGCTCGACCTGGGCAACGGCACACTCGGCGCGCTGCAGCGGTTCATCGACCCGTTCGCCCTCGACGCGCTGTTCTTCAGCCACCTGCACCCGGATCACTGCGCGGACTTCGGCGCGCTGGCGGTCCTGCGCCGCTACCACCCGAACCCGCCCGAGCACGCGCGGCTGCCGGTGATCGCGCCGGCGAACGCCCCGGAGCGCTTCGCCGCGCTCTACGCGCCGAACGCCGAGGAGCAGGCCGAGACGGATCTGTCGGACGTGTTCGAGTTCATCCCGACGCCCGTCGAACCGGTGCGCATCGGGCCGTTCGAGGTGCAGGCGATGCCGGTGGCGCACCTGTGCGAGGCGTGGGGTTTCCGGGTGGCGGCGGAGGGCAAGGTGCTGGCCTACACCGGCGACACCGGCCCGTGCCCGCAGCTGGCCGAGCTCGCCGCGAACGCCGACGTGCTGCTGTCCGAGGCGTCCTGGGCGGACTTCCCGGACGCGCCGGACGGCGTGCACCTGTCGGGCCGCCAGGCCGCGGAGGTCGCGAAGACGGCCGAAGCCCGCCGCCTGCTGCTCACCCACGTCGTGCCGTGGGCGGACGGCAACGCCATCCTCGCCGAGGCCGAAGCGGTCTTCGACGGCCCCGTGGAACTGGTCGCTGCGGATCGCACCTATGAGATCTGA
- the murI gene encoding glutamate racemase, which yields MTDAPIGIFDSGVGGLTVTRAVMDQLPGESVHYVGDTANAPYGPMPLAEIRARTLAITDSLVEEGVKALVLACNTASAACLRDARERYSIPVVEVIMPATRRAVATTRNRRIGVIGTSATIRSRAYDDAFTAAPDIELTTVACPRFVDFVERGTTTGRQILGLAQSYLDPLQQADVDTLVLGCTHYPMLTGVLQLVMGDQVTLVSSAEETAKDVVRVLTENDLLAAPETVPEHEFRATGAPDRFARMATRFLGPAVAADAVRPLLVSSSTA from the coding sequence GTGACTGACGCCCCGATCGGGATCTTCGACTCCGGCGTCGGCGGGCTGACCGTGACCCGCGCGGTCATGGATCAGCTGCCCGGCGAATCCGTGCACTACGTCGGCGACACCGCCAACGCGCCCTACGGCCCGATGCCGCTGGCCGAGATCCGCGCCCGCACCCTGGCGATCACCGACTCGCTGGTCGAGGAAGGCGTGAAAGCGCTGGTGCTGGCCTGCAACACGGCTTCCGCCGCCTGCCTGCGCGACGCGCGCGAGCGCTACTCGATCCCGGTGGTCGAGGTCATCATGCCCGCGACGCGGCGCGCGGTGGCCACCACCCGCAACCGCCGCATCGGGGTGATCGGCACCAGCGCGACGATCCGCTCCCGCGCCTACGACGACGCGTTCACCGCCGCACCGGACATCGAGCTGACCACGGTGGCCTGCCCGCGCTTCGTGGACTTCGTCGAGCGCGGCACCACCACCGGCAGGCAGATCCTCGGGCTGGCGCAGAGCTACCTCGACCCGCTGCAGCAGGCCGACGTCGACACGCTGGTGCTCGGCTGCACGCACTACCCGATGCTCACCGGAGTGCTCCAGCTGGTGATGGGCGACCAGGTGACGCTCGTCTCCAGCGCGGAGGAGACGGCCAAGGACGTGGTGCGGGTGCTGACCGAGAACGACCTGCTAGCAGCGCCGGAGACGGTGCCCGAGCACGAGTTCCGCGCGACCGGCGCACCCGACCGGTTCGCCCGGATGGCCACGCGGTTCCTCGGTCCAGCGGTCGCGGCCGATGCCGTCCGGCCGCTGCTCGTGTCAAGCTCGACCGCATGA
- a CDS encoding rhomboid family intramembrane serine protease has product MLIATAALYGIEFYDQVNPAARLDDNGILPRDVSGLDGILWAPLLHVDWAHLWANTLPFLVLGWLVLAGGVGQFIAVTATVWVIGGVGTWVVGAPAYHIGMSGVIFGWMVFLLVRGFFQRSVAQILVAVALFFYWGGMLWGVLPGKEGISWEGHLFGALGGLLAAWLVARSTRRQVASSGPGTLAG; this is encoded by the coding sequence ATGCTCATCGCCACCGCGGCGCTCTACGGCATCGAGTTCTACGACCAGGTCAACCCGGCCGCCCGCCTGGACGACAACGGCATCCTGCCGCGGGACGTCAGCGGCCTCGACGGCATCCTGTGGGCGCCGCTGCTGCACGTGGACTGGGCGCACCTGTGGGCGAACACACTGCCGTTCCTGGTGCTCGGCTGGCTGGTCCTGGCCGGTGGTGTCGGGCAGTTCATCGCGGTGACGGCGACGGTCTGGGTCATCGGCGGCGTCGGCACCTGGGTGGTGGGCGCGCCCGCGTACCACATCGGCATGTCCGGCGTGATCTTCGGCTGGATGGTGTTCCTGCTGGTGCGCGGCTTCTTCCAGCGCAGCGTCGCGCAGATCCTGGTCGCGGTGGCGCTGTTCTTCTACTGGGGCGGCATGCTGTGGGGAGTGCTGCCCGGCAAGGAGGGCATCTCCTGGGAGGGCCACCTGTTCGGCGCGCTCGGCGGCCTGCTGGCCGCGTGGCTGGTGGCGCGCAGCACTCGACGGCAGGTCGCCAGCAGCGGGCCTGGCACACTGGCCGGGTGA
- a CDS encoding SMP-30/gluconolactonase/LRE family protein codes for MQVDTAVPAAARSGRAPTWDIGTETLLWTDPPARSAHRFVPGRTDHAMELPQQVSAAKTRSLGGLALHLTEGIALFDSTGSHRTWLVYWAREGVQAGATAIDAKGRLWATTLGADGWLARVTGDGSASIVLRGLPAANGIAWSPDSTRMYLTDGSGRIDVLDFDLDSGQCGERRPLCEIDGEPGGLAVDADGRLWVAIADRGEIRCYTAEGALERTIPLPAQRPTDCCFGGPDLTHLYITSATDGVADPTEADGSVLIIWNLASGLRPHSFAG; via the coding sequence GTGCAGGTCGACACAGCAGTACCCGCGGCGGCGCGGTCCGGGCGGGCGCCCACCTGGGACATCGGCACCGAGACGCTGCTGTGGACCGATCCGCCCGCGCGCAGCGCGCACCGCTTCGTCCCCGGCCGCACCGATCACGCGATGGAGCTCCCGCAGCAGGTCAGCGCGGCGAAGACGCGCAGCCTCGGCGGTCTGGCACTGCACCTGACCGAGGGCATCGCGCTGTTCGACTCCACCGGATCGCACCGCACCTGGCTGGTCTACTGGGCGCGCGAAGGCGTCCAGGCGGGCGCGACCGCGATCGACGCCAAGGGCCGGTTGTGGGCGACGACGCTGGGTGCCGACGGCTGGCTGGCGCGGGTCACCGGCGACGGCTCGGCGAGCATCGTGCTGCGCGGCCTGCCCGCGGCCAACGGCATCGCGTGGAGCCCGGACAGCACCCGCATGTACCTGACCGACGGTTCCGGGCGCATCGACGTGCTGGACTTCGACCTCGACTCCGGCCAGTGCGGCGAGCGCCGCCCGCTGTGCGAGATCGACGGCGAGCCCGGCGGGCTGGCCGTGGACGCCGACGGACGGCTCTGGGTCGCGATCGCCGACCGCGGCGAAATCCGCTGCTACACCGCCGAAGGCGCGCTGGAGCGGACGATCCCGCTGCCGGCCCAGCGCCCGACGGACTGCTGCTTCGGCGGCCCGGACCTGACGCACCTCTACATCACCTCGGCGACCGACGGCGTCGCCGACCCCACCGAGGCGGACGGCTCGGTGCTGATCATCTGGAACCTGGCTTCCGGCCTGCGCCCCCACTCCTTCGCCGGCTGA
- a CDS encoding PLP-dependent cysteine synthase family protein, translating into MARYDSLLDALGDTPLVGLPHLSPAPDVRLWAKLEDRNPTGSIKDRAALAMIEAAEKEGRLTAGCTILEPTSGNTGISLAMAAKLKGYGLVCVMPENTSEERRQLLQAYGARIISSPAAGGSNQAVAMAKELAEQNPDWVMLYQYGNPANAEAHFTTTGPEILRDLPTVTHFVAGLGTTGTLVGVGRYLRQQKPGVQIVAAEPRYGELVYGLRNLDEGFVPELYDPDVLTRRFSVGSYDALRRTRQLLESEGIFAGISTGGVLHAALTIAEKAAADGESADIAFVVADAGWKYLSTGAYSGTIDEAAQRLEGQLWA; encoded by the coding sequence GTGGCTCGGTACGACTCGTTGCTGGACGCGCTCGGTGACACCCCGCTGGTGGGGTTGCCGCACCTGTCGCCGGCTCCCGACGTCCGGTTGTGGGCGAAGCTGGAGGACCGGAACCCGACCGGGTCGATCAAGGACCGGGCGGCGCTGGCCATGATCGAGGCCGCCGAGAAGGAGGGCCGCCTCACCGCCGGCTGCACGATCCTGGAGCCCACCTCGGGCAACACCGGGATCTCGCTGGCCATGGCGGCCAAGCTCAAGGGCTACGGCCTGGTCTGCGTGATGCCGGAGAACACCTCCGAGGAGCGCCGCCAGCTGCTGCAGGCCTACGGCGCGCGGATCATCTCCTCGCCGGCCGCCGGCGGCTCCAACCAGGCCGTCGCGATGGCCAAGGAGCTGGCCGAGCAGAACCCGGACTGGGTGATGCTCTACCAGTACGGCAACCCGGCCAACGCCGAGGCGCACTTCACCACCACCGGCCCGGAGATCCTGCGCGACCTGCCGACCGTCACGCACTTCGTGGCGGGCCTGGGCACCACCGGAACGCTGGTCGGCGTCGGCCGCTACCTGCGGCAGCAGAAGCCGGGCGTGCAGATCGTCGCGGCCGAACCGCGCTACGGCGAGCTGGTGTACGGCCTGCGCAACCTCGACGAGGGCTTCGTGCCGGAGCTGTACGACCCGGACGTGCTGACCCGCCGCTTCTCGGTGGGTTCCTACGACGCGCTGCGCCGCACCCGGCAGCTGCTGGAGTCCGAGGGCATCTTCGCGGGCATCTCCACGGGCGGAGTGCTGCACGCGGCGCTGACGATCGCGGAGAAGGCCGCGGCCGACGGCGAATCGGCGGACATCGCCTTCGTGGTGGCCGACGCGGGCTGGAAGTACCTCTCCACCGGCGCCTACAGCGGAACCATCGACGAAGCGGCCCAACGCCTCGAAGGCCAGCTCTGGGCCTGA
- a CDS encoding MoaD family protein, with amino-acid sequence MAVKVSIPTILRTHTGGEKSVQAEGSTVAEVINDLDTNYGGLKDRLVKEGSLHRFINLYVNDEDVRFAGGLEAKVADGDNLTILPAVAGG; translated from the coding sequence ATGGCAGTGAAGGTTTCGATCCCCACCATCCTGCGCACCCACACCGGTGGCGAGAAGTCGGTGCAGGCCGAGGGCAGCACGGTCGCCGAGGTCATCAACGACCTCGACACCAACTACGGCGGCCTGAAGGACCGGCTGGTCAAGGAAGGCAGCCTGCACCGGTTCATCAACCTCTACGTCAACGACGAGGACGTCCGCTTCGCGGGTGGCCTGGAGGCCAAGGTCGCCGACGGCGACAACCTGACCATCCTCCCGGCTGTTGCGGGTGGCTGA
- a CDS encoding Mov34/MPN/PAD-1 family protein: MLVIRRDLVDAMVAHARRDHPDEACGVIAGPEGSDRPERLVEMINAERSPTFYRFDSGEHLKVWREMDANDEEPVVIYHSHTSTEAYPSRTDISYASEPNAHYVLVSTRDPKTHELRSYRILDGEVTEEPVEVVESYMFAHTGGDEVPDRD, encoded by the coding sequence GTGCTGGTGATCCGACGCGACCTCGTGGATGCGATGGTCGCGCATGCCCGACGGGACCACCCGGACGAGGCGTGCGGTGTGATCGCCGGTCCGGAAGGGTCGGACCGGCCGGAACGCCTGGTCGAGATGATCAACGCGGAGCGCTCGCCCACCTTCTACCGGTTCGACTCCGGTGAGCACCTGAAGGTGTGGCGGGAGATGGACGCCAACGACGAGGAGCCGGTGGTCATCTACCACTCGCACACCTCGACCGAGGCCTACCCGTCGCGCACCGACATCTCCTACGCCTCGGAGCCCAACGCGCACTACGTGCTCGTGTCCACCAGGGACCCGAAGACCCATGAGCTGCGCTCCTACCGGATCCTCGATGGCGAGGTCACCGAGGAGCCGGTGGAGGTCGTCGAGTCGTACATGTTCGCCCACACCGGCGGCGACGAGGTCCCCGACCGCGACTGA
- a CDS encoding P1 family peptidase: MGAGERDALVDVGGVLVGHEQRLDPHWATGTTAVLVPEGASASVDVRGGGPGTRETDVLEPSHLVQKIHGIVLTGGSAYGLAAADGAMRWLGERGHGVRISPDPAHVVPVVPGAVIFDLPMNDWGNRPDAEFGYRACQRATRTETREGNVGAGTGAVVGCVKGGIGTASTVLPDGTTIGALVAVNAAGSAIDPDTGLPWIPTPGLRRPEQAEIDAARPLFGSRPGRHGPVDRPLNTTIGVVATDLRLSKAECRRLAVAAQDALARAVRPAHLLVDGDTMFALATGTGAALPAPGEEGWSARLDQVSAAAADVVARAIVRGMLAAEPVDEVTSYTRLYPSARE, translated from the coding sequence ATGGGAGCAGGTGAGCGGGACGCGCTCGTCGACGTCGGCGGCGTGCTGGTCGGGCACGAGCAGCGGCTCGATCCGCACTGGGCGACCGGGACGACCGCGGTGCTGGTGCCCGAGGGCGCTAGCGCGTCGGTCGACGTCCGCGGCGGCGGTCCGGGGACGCGCGAGACGGACGTCCTCGAACCCAGCCACCTGGTGCAGAAGATCCACGGCATCGTGCTCACCGGTGGGAGCGCCTACGGGCTCGCCGCCGCCGACGGTGCGATGCGCTGGCTCGGCGAGCGGGGCCACGGCGTGCGCATCAGCCCCGACCCGGCGCACGTGGTCCCGGTGGTACCCGGCGCGGTGATCTTCGACCTGCCGATGAACGACTGGGGAAACCGCCCGGACGCCGAGTTCGGCTACCGCGCGTGCCAGCGCGCGACGCGCACCGAGACGCGGGAGGGCAACGTCGGGGCCGGTACCGGTGCGGTCGTGGGCTGCGTCAAGGGCGGCATCGGCACCGCGAGCACCGTGCTGCCGGACGGCACCACGATCGGTGCGCTGGTGGCGGTCAACGCCGCGGGCTCGGCCATCGATCCGGACACCGGCCTGCCGTGGATCCCCACGCCCGGCCTGCGGCGACCCGAGCAGGCGGAGATCGACGCGGCCCGGCCGCTGTTCGGCTCCCGCCCAGGTCGGCACGGCCCGGTCGACCGCCCGCTCAACACCACGATCGGCGTGGTCGCCACCGATCTGCGGCTGTCCAAGGCCGAGTGCCGGCGGCTCGCGGTGGCCGCCCAGGACGCGCTGGCCCGCGCCGTGCGGCCCGCCCACCTGCTGGTCGACGGCGACACCATGTTCGCGCTGGCCACCGGCACCGGGGCGGCGCTGCCCGCGCCGGGGGAGGAGGGCTGGTCCGCGCGGTTGGACCAGGTCAGCGCGGCTGCCGCCGACGTGGTGGCGCGGGCGATCGTGCGCGGGATGCTCGCCGCGGAACCCGTCGACGAGGTGACTTCGTACACGCGGCTCTATCCCTCGGCCCGGGAATGA
- a CDS encoding DUF2017 domain-containing protein, translated as MDGWTRENGHVQAELAQQEAAVIRGLVGQIKDMLTARSDEAPVDELAELTGIRTGPTTAPEDPVLARLLPDFYRRDPITGETDEEQTDAAGAMRSLHEPTLLEAKTGAAQLVLDTCPASGGRVKLTGEQADGWLTALNDVRLALGTALDVDEDMPDELPEDDLRREHLGVYQWLTWVQDSLVTALMS; from the coding sequence GTGGACGGCTGGACTCGCGAGAACGGGCACGTGCAGGCGGAGCTGGCGCAGCAGGAAGCGGCCGTCATCCGGGGCCTGGTCGGGCAGATCAAGGACATGCTCACCGCGCGGTCCGACGAGGCGCCGGTCGACGAGCTCGCCGAGCTGACCGGCATCCGCACCGGCCCGACGACGGCGCCCGAGGACCCGGTGCTGGCGCGGCTGCTGCCGGACTTCTACCGCCGCGACCCGATCACCGGTGAGACCGACGAGGAGCAGACCGACGCGGCGGGCGCGATGCGCTCGCTGCACGAGCCGACGCTGCTGGAGGCCAAGACCGGCGCGGCGCAGCTGGTGCTGGACACCTGTCCGGCGAGCGGCGGCCGGGTGAAGCTGACCGGTGAGCAGGCGGACGGCTGGCTGACGGCGCTCAACGACGTCCGCCTGGCGCTGGGCACGGCGCTGGACGTGGACGAGGACATGCCCGACGAGCTGCCCGAGGACGACCTGCGCCGCGAGCACCTGGGCGTCTACCAGTGGCTCACCTGGGTCCAGGACAGCCTGGTCACCGCCCTCATGTCCTGA
- the clpS gene encoding ATP-dependent Clp protease adapter ClpS, with translation MTSPAEIERAQLEPDVLGTEDKPWVTVVWNDPVNLMSYVTYVLQRIFGYTRDHATKLMLDVHHKGRAVVSSGSKEKVEGDVAKLHAAGLWATMQKDS, from the coding sequence ATGACCTCGCCCGCTGAAATCGAGCGCGCGCAACTCGAACCGGATGTGCTCGGCACCGAGGACAAGCCGTGGGTGACCGTGGTGTGGAACGACCCGGTCAACCTCATGTCCTACGTCACGTACGTGCTGCAGAGGATCTTCGGTTACACCCGGGACCACGCGACGAAGCTCATGCTGGACGTGCACCACAAGGGCAGGGCGGTGGTGTCCTCGGGTTCCAAGGAGAAGGTCGAGGGCGACGTGGCGAAGCTGCACGCCGCCGGCCTGTGGGCCACGATGCAGAAGGATTCCTGA
- a CDS encoding nicotinate phosphoribosyltransferase, translating to MSTSTALLTDHYELTMLSSALRDGTAHRPCTFEVFTRRLPDGRRYGVTGGTGRVLDAIENFTFGEAELAQLAEHRVVDEATLAWLRDYRFQGQVDGYPEGELYFPGSPLLTVRGTFAEAVVLETLVLSILNHDSAIAAAGARMVSAANGRRIIEMGSRRTHEESAVASARAAYLAGFTATSNLEAGRRYGIPTAGTAAHAFTLLHDSERSAFESQIAALGTGTTLLVDTYDITRGIELAVEVAGPELGAVRIDSGDVGVLARQAREQLDALGAMNTRIVVSGDLDEYAIAALRAEPVDGYGVGTALVTGSGAPTAEMVYKLVEVEGRPVAKRSSHKESRGGRKAAVRRYKDTGTAVEEVIFQTAPGASEPVLGPHDRFLQIPLIRDGKRVADLPTLEDDRQRLRHALVTLPWEGLKLSHGEPAIPTTFHTA from the coding sequence ATGAGCACCAGCACTGCGCTGCTTACGGATCACTACGAGCTGACGATGCTCTCCAGCGCGCTGCGCGACGGCACCGCGCACCGGCCGTGCACCTTCGAGGTGTTCACGCGGCGGCTGCCGGACGGCCGGCGCTACGGGGTCACCGGCGGCACCGGGCGGGTGCTCGACGCGATCGAGAACTTCACCTTCGGCGAGGCCGAGCTGGCGCAGCTCGCCGAGCACCGGGTGGTCGACGAGGCGACCCTGGCGTGGCTGCGCGACTACCGGTTCCAGGGCCAGGTCGACGGCTACCCGGAGGGCGAGCTGTACTTCCCGGGCTCGCCGCTGCTGACCGTGCGCGGCACCTTCGCCGAGGCCGTGGTGCTGGAGACGCTGGTGCTGTCGATCCTCAACCACGACAGCGCGATCGCCGCGGCCGGAGCGCGGATGGTCTCGGCCGCCAACGGCAGGCGGATCATCGAGATGGGCTCGCGGCGCACCCACGAGGAGTCCGCGGTGGCCTCGGCCCGCGCCGCCTACCTCGCCGGGTTCACCGCCACCTCGAACCTGGAGGCCGGCCGCCGCTACGGGATCCCCACCGCGGGCACCGCGGCGCACGCCTTCACGCTGCTGCACGACTCCGAGCGCTCGGCCTTCGAATCGCAGATCGCGGCGCTGGGCACGGGCACGACGCTGCTGGTGGACACCTACGACATCACCCGCGGCATCGAGCTGGCGGTGGAGGTCGCGGGCCCGGAGCTGGGCGCGGTGCGCATCGACTCCGGTGACGTCGGGGTGCTGGCCCGGCAGGCCCGCGAGCAGCTCGACGCGCTGGGCGCCATGAACACCCGGATCGTCGTCTCCGGCGATCTCGACGAGTACGCCATCGCCGCCCTGCGCGCCGAGCCGGTCGACGGCTACGGCGTCGGGACCGCGCTGGTCACCGGCTCCGGGGCGCCGACGGCGGAGATGGTCTACAAGCTGGTGGAGGTCGAGGGCCGCCCGGTCGCCAAGCGCAGCTCGCACAAGGAGTCCCGCGGTGGCCGCAAGGCAGCGGTGCGCCGGTACAAGGACACCGGGACGGCGGTGGAGGAGGTCATCTTCCAGACCGCACCAGGTGCGTCCGAGCCGGTGCTCGGCCCGCACGACCGGTTCCTGCAGATCCCGCTGATCCGCGACGGCAAGCGCGTCGCGGACCTGCCCACCCTGGAGGACGACCGCCAGCGGCTCCGGCACGCGCTGGTCACGCTGCCCTGGGAGGGCCTCAAGCTCTCCCACGGCGAACCGGCCATCCCGACCACCTTCCACACCGCCTGA
- a CDS encoding isochorismatase family protein: protein MTKALIIVDVQNDFCEGGALAVAGGADVAAAISQYLAGFDHDHVVATRDYHIDPGAHFSDEPDFVRTWPRHCVAGTPGAAFHPALDVGPVEAVFSKGQYSAGYSGFEGIDSRDRPLHDWLVERGVRRVDVVGIATDHCVRATALDAVRQGMETSVLLELTAGVSRETVDAALTELDAAGVNLIGEPVVR from the coding sequence ATGACCAAGGCGCTGATCATCGTCGACGTGCAGAACGACTTCTGCGAGGGTGGCGCGCTCGCGGTGGCGGGCGGGGCGGACGTGGCCGCGGCGATCTCGCAGTACCTCGCCGGGTTCGACCACGACCACGTGGTGGCCACCCGCGACTACCACATCGACCCGGGAGCGCACTTCAGCGACGAGCCGGACTTCGTGCGCACCTGGCCGCGGCACTGCGTCGCGGGCACGCCCGGCGCGGCGTTCCACCCGGCGCTGGACGTGGGCCCGGTGGAGGCGGTGTTCTCCAAGGGCCAGTACAGCGCCGGCTACTCGGGCTTCGAGGGCATCGACTCCCGCGACCGGCCGCTGCACGACTGGCTGGTCGAGCGCGGCGTGCGCCGGGTCGACGTGGTGGGCATCGCCACCGACCACTGCGTCCGCGCGACGGCCCTGGACGCGGTGCGCCAGGGCATGGAGACCTCGGTCCTGCTGGAGCTGACGGCCGGGGTGTCCCGCGAAACCGTCGACGCGGCGCTCACCGAACTCGACGCAGCGGGCGTGAACCTCATCGGCGAACCCGTGGTCCGGTAG
- a CDS encoding VOC family protein → MVSGLQNIAIDCADAYGLARFWSEVTGRPVHPESQPGDEETEVLLAEGPVLHFNQVSEPKTIKNRLHLCLRPESSREQEVERLLSIGATLVDDRRNPDGSGWAVLADPEGNEFCVLRSAAERAAMES, encoded by the coding sequence ATGGTTTCAGGACTGCAGAACATCGCGATCGACTGCGCCGACGCCTACGGGCTCGCCCGGTTCTGGAGCGAGGTGACCGGCCGTCCGGTGCATCCGGAGTCCCAGCCGGGCGATGAGGAGACCGAGGTGCTGCTGGCGGAGGGGCCGGTGCTGCACTTCAACCAGGTGTCCGAGCCGAAGACGATCAAGAACCGGCTCCACCTGTGCCTGCGCCCGGAGTCCTCGCGCGAGCAGGAGGTGGAACGGCTGCTGAGCATCGGCGCCACCCTGGTCGACGACCGCCGCAACCCCGACGGTTCGGGCTGGGCGGTGCTCGCCGATCCCGAGGGCAACGAGTTCTGCGTCCTGCGCAGCGCCGCCGAACGGGCCGCGATGGAGTCCTGA